In a single window of the Heliangelus exortis chromosome 1, bHelExo1.hap1, whole genome shotgun sequence genome:
- the AMER2 gene encoding APC membrane recruitment protein 2, with amino-acid sequence MDSHCDCAEPPAAEQPSGKINKTAFKLFKRRKSGGTMPSIFGVRSKGGEGKGASKAGMVRSRTHDGLADAVLESSKKEEPVGGDPQSREAGGRPGGSLGVSPGSSVAKSHSFFSLLRKNGRPENGKAESADQRAGGRQKKGLKGIFSSMRWHRKDKNGKEERGENSDIPSGLIMPGSLTASLECIKEETPKPLSETPNSAGEKGLEPPAEQRSGGAQATAEEPEAGGGKSRESSPPPGEDPATAAGPPEELSHERLEPGAGEVGTAKDAAITGCGDIIADHEEDVGGGSGGCEKSTPGASKLGASKKHPTMVAYQGGGEEMASPDQVDDTCLQEFWDMLSQTEETQTEGRGGTKKLEGLKENLGTEGTQNRVSVKRGGLHQIPVHLSHKEEQKGREKEQHEGVPNSDEGYWDSTTPGPEEDGSTSIQKETLPRDSYSGDALYDLYAEPDENPPAGPMDEEVTCVPRSKPVSPVTTTCSLKTPSSTMKDSKIPISIKHLSSHPSSHGADTSSTHHVAHHHLAKSEMHRTKIPVSKVLVRRVSNRGLAGTTVKTAAYQDSAKK; translated from the exons ATGGACTCGCACTGCGACTGTGCCGAGCCTCCGGCCGCCGAGCAGCCGTCGGGGAAGATTAACAAAACCGCCTTCAAACTGTTCAAGAGGAGGAAATCCGGGGGCACCATGCCGAGCATCTTCGGGGTGAGGAGCAAAGGcggggaggggaaaggagccAGCAAAGCGGGGATGGTGCGGAGCCGGACGCACGACGGCTTGGCCGACGCcgtgctggagagcagcaagaaGGAGGAACCGGTCGGCGGCGACCCGCAGAGCAGGGAGGCGGGGGGCCGGCCGGGCGGTAGCCTCGGCGTCTCCCCCGGCAGCTCGGTGGCCAAGTCGCACAGCTTCTTCTCCTTGCTGAGGAAGAACGGCAGGCCCGAGAACGGCAAGGCGGAGAGCGCGGATCAGCGGGCTGGCGGCAGACAAAAGAAGGGGCTGAAAGGCATCTTCAGCAGCATGCGATGGcatagaaaagacaaaaatggcaaggaggagaggggggaaaactCGGACATCCCGTCCGGTCTTATTATGCCCGGGTCTTTGACTGCCAGCCTGGAGTGCATCAAAGAGGAGACGCCAAAACCTTTGTCTGAAACTCCGAACAGCGCGGGAGAGAAGGGGCTGGAACCGCCGGCAGAGCAGCGCAGCGGCGGGGCGCAGGCCACCGCTGAGGAACCCGAAGCGGGAGGTGGGAAGTCGCGGGAGAGCAGCCCCCCGCCCGGGGAGGACCCTGCCACCGCTGCAGGGCCACCCGAGGAGCTCAGCCACGAGCGACTGGAGCCGGGTGCCGGAGAGGTTGGGACTGCGAAGGATGCGGCCATAACAG GCTGTGGAGATATTATTGCGGACCATGAGGAGGATGTGGGCGGCGGGAGTGGCGGCTGCGAGAAGAGCACCCCCGGGGCCAGCAAGCTGGGTGCCTCCAAAAAGCACCCCACCATGGTGGCCTaccagggaggaggggaggagatggCCAGCCCCGACCAGGTGGACGACACCTGCCTGCAGGAGTTCTGGGATATGCTGTCACAGACAGAGGAGACCCAGACGGAAGGACGAGGAGGGACAAAGAAGCTGGAGGGGCTAAAGGAGAACTTAGGTACCGAGGGGACCCAGAACAGGGTGTCAGTGAAACGTGGTGGCCTCCACCAGATCCCCGTTCACCTCAGCCAcaaagaggagcagaagggcagggagaaggagcaGCACGAAGGAGTCCCAAACAGTGATGAGGGCTACTGGGATTCCACCACCCCCGGTCCTGAGGAAGATGGATCCACGAGCATCCAGAAGGAGACCCTTCCCAGGGACAGCTATAGTGGGGATGCTCTCTATGACCTCTATGCTGAGCCAGATGAGAACCCACCAGCAGGGCCTATGGATGAAGAGGTCACCTGCGTGCCACGCTCCAAACCTGTGTCTCCAGTGACAACCACGTGCTCACTGAAAACACCCTCAAGCACAATGAAGGACTCCAAGATACCTATCAGCATTAAACACCTTTCGTCACATCCTTCCAGCCATGGAGCAGACACCAGTAGCACCCATCACGTCGCACACCATCACCTGGCCAAAAGTGAGATGCACAGAACAAAAATCCCTGTCTCTAAAGTTCTGGTACGCCGGGTCAGTAACAGGGGCTTAGCAGGGACAACAGTGAAAACTGCTGCATACCAGGACAGTGCCAAAAAGTAG